A single Arachnia propionica DNA region contains:
- the dltA gene encoding D-alanine--poly(phosphoribitol) ligase subunit DltA, producing the protein MDIIAAVSAHAATSGSSVVHRWRDEELTFAELESGSTSLAGAIAAAFPDDSTPVIVHGHKHPLMLVAFLACVKSGHPYVPVDSSTPASRLRAIMESSGARLLLAVDPVEVPGIEVWGRERLATAESGEVDLEAVGDDEPYYVIYTSGSTGRPKGVQISRASVAAFVDWALTLIGPAPDGGHVLLNQAPFSFDLSVYELMMSQASGAKMVSIDRDHIARFKDLYEEVGRSGATVWVSTPSFADLCLASKAFDATLLPRLRTFLFCGEALSNETARELRRRFPDARVINTYGPTESTVAVTSVVCDDDLLDACPVLPVGTPKPGTTIQIRRPDDTLADEGETGEIVIAGDTVSLGYLGQPELTAEQFTVVNGQRAYRTGDAGFLRDGMLHFAGRIDFQVKLHGYRIEIEDIETNLRSLPDVQHAVVLPVTKEDGGPISHLHAFVQLPEVPESPLRTTVALRKQLKGLLPDYMIPKSFSYVEAIPLTANGKADRTALRAAL; encoded by the coding sequence TTGGACATCATCGCAGCCGTATCCGCTCATGCGGCGACATCGGGAAGCAGCGTCGTCCATCGCTGGCGTGACGAGGAACTCACCTTCGCCGAACTGGAATCCGGCTCCACATCCTTGGCTGGGGCGATCGCGGCCGCCTTCCCGGACGACTCCACCCCGGTAATCGTCCACGGCCACAAACACCCCCTGATGCTGGTGGCCTTCCTCGCCTGCGTGAAGTCCGGGCATCCGTACGTTCCCGTCGACAGCTCCACCCCGGCCTCCCGGCTGCGCGCGATCATGGAGAGTTCGGGCGCCCGGCTGCTGCTGGCCGTTGACCCGGTCGAGGTGCCCGGAATCGAGGTGTGGGGTCGTGAACGCCTCGCGACGGCGGAATCCGGCGAGGTGGACCTCGAAGCGGTAGGCGACGACGAGCCGTACTACGTCATCTACACCTCCGGCAGCACCGGGCGACCCAAGGGGGTCCAGATCAGCCGCGCATCGGTGGCGGCCTTCGTCGACTGGGCGCTGACGCTGATCGGTCCCGCCCCGGACGGCGGCCACGTGCTGCTGAACCAGGCGCCTTTCTCCTTCGACCTGTCCGTCTACGAACTGATGATGTCGCAGGCCTCGGGGGCGAAAATGGTCAGCATTGACCGCGACCACATAGCCCGGTTCAAGGACCTGTACGAGGAGGTGGGCCGCTCCGGCGCGACGGTTTGGGTCTCCACCCCGTCGTTCGCGGACCTGTGTCTGGCCTCCAAGGCCTTCGACGCCACCCTGCTGCCGAGGCTTCGCACCTTCCTGTTCTGCGGTGAGGCCCTGAGCAATGAGACGGCCCGCGAGTTGCGTCGTCGCTTCCCGGATGCGCGTGTCATCAACACCTACGGTCCCACCGAGTCGACGGTTGCCGTCACGTCGGTGGTGTGCGACGACGATCTGCTCGACGCCTGCCCCGTGCTGCCGGTCGGAACCCCGAAACCCGGCACCACGATCCAGATCCGGCGCCCCGACGACACCTTGGCGGACGAGGGAGAGACCGGGGAGATCGTGATCGCGGGCGACACCGTCAGCCTCGGCTACCTCGGCCAGCCCGAACTGACCGCCGAGCAGTTCACCGTCGTGAACGGTCAGCGCGCCTACCGCACCGGGGACGCCGGCTTCCTGCGCGACGGGATGCTGCACTTCGCGGGTCGCATCGATTTCCAGGTGAAGCTGCACGGCTACCGCATCGAGATCGAGGACATCGAGACGAACCTGCGGAGCCTGCCGGACGTGCAGCACGCGGTGGTGCTGCCCGTGACCAAGGAGGATGGCGGTCCGATCAGCCACCTGCACGCCTTCGTGCAGCTCCCGGAGGTCCCCGAAAGCCCGCTGCGCACGACGGTGGCGCTGCGCAAGCAGTTGAAGGGCCTGTTGCCGGACTACATGATCCCCAAGTCCTTCAGCTATGTCGAGGCGATCCCGCTGACCGCCAACGGCAAGGCCGACCGGACGGCGTTGCGGGCCGCCCTGTGA
- the dltB gene encoding D-alanyl-lipoteichoic acid biosynthesis protein DltB, which produces MIAAFGELTFFVALAALALPAVVLGLTGRNLKYYGLFATVAMLGITLAGSLKQLALLGAFLVGETVLMKLHLWFITTHGNKNAWERRAAVVLALLPLILVKVTGLFHFPSLGFIGVSYLTFRAVQVIVEISDKLIKSQSVLDHLYFVAFFPTVSSGPIDRSRRFLQDAERRFKPGEYLAILGRGLWLIVLGAFYKFALATLFAGWLRDLPDSRWGTVRYMYYYGFNLFFDFAGYSLMAVGASYLFGIRTPQNFRLPFLSESIKDFWNRWHITLSFWLRDYVYTRLLMAFMRRKVFKDKVRASHVALLVNMTLMGIWHGSEWFYIVYGVYHGVLLVLNDIYERKSGFYKKHHKKLWYRLLGIAATFHLAMFGFLLFSGHFAH; this is translated from the coding sequence GTGATCGCGGCCTTTGGTGAGCTCACCTTCTTTGTGGCGCTCGCGGCGCTGGCCCTGCCTGCCGTCGTCCTCGGACTGACAGGGCGCAACCTGAAGTATTACGGGCTGTTCGCGACCGTCGCGATGCTGGGAATCACCCTGGCCGGCAGTCTGAAGCAGCTGGCCCTGCTGGGGGCCTTTCTGGTGGGCGAGACGGTCCTGATGAAGCTGCACCTGTGGTTCATCACGACACACGGCAACAAGAACGCCTGGGAACGCCGAGCCGCCGTGGTCCTGGCCCTGCTGCCGCTGATCCTGGTGAAGGTCACGGGCCTGTTCCACTTCCCCAGCCTCGGGTTCATCGGGGTGTCCTACCTGACCTTCCGCGCGGTGCAGGTGATCGTCGAGATCTCCGACAAACTCATCAAGAGCCAGTCGGTGCTGGACCACCTGTACTTCGTGGCGTTCTTCCCGACGGTCTCGTCGGGGCCTATCGACCGGTCGCGCCGGTTCCTGCAGGACGCGGAGCGGCGGTTCAAGCCTGGGGAATACCTGGCGATCCTCGGCCGCGGGCTGTGGTTGATCGTGCTGGGTGCCTTCTACAAATTTGCCCTGGCCACGCTGTTCGCGGGCTGGCTGCGTGACCTGCCGGATTCGCGGTGGGGCACCGTGCGCTACATGTACTACTACGGGTTCAACCTGTTCTTCGACTTCGCCGGCTATTCGTTGATGGCGGTCGGGGCTTCGTACCTGTTCGGGATCCGCACCCCCCAGAACTTCAGGCTGCCGTTCCTGTCCGAGTCGATCAAGGACTTCTGGAACCGCTGGCACATCACCCTGTCGTTCTGGCTGCGCGACTACGTCTACACCCGCCTGCTGATGGCTTTCATGCGCCGCAAGGTGTTCAAGGACAAGGTGCGGGCCTCGCACGTCGCGCTGCTGGTGAACATGACCCTGATGGGCATCTGGCACGGCAGCGAGTGGTTCTACATCGTCTACGGTGTCTACCACGGGGTGCTGCTGGTGCTCAACGACATCTACGAACGCAAATCCGGGTTCTACAAGAAGCATCACAAGAAGCTCTGGTACCGGCTGCTGGGGATAGCGGCCACGTTCCACCTGGCGATGTTCGGTTTCCTGCTGTTCTCGGGGCATTTCGCCCACTGA
- the dltC gene encoding D-alanine--poly(phosphoribitol) ligase subunit DltC produces MSMTEVEEKVSALIVQVCDTDEVLSDPDLDLFEAGLIDSMGFVELLFGLEQEFGIQVPPTEIERDDVSTVTKILAFVNEKL; encoded by the coding sequence ATGAGCATGACGGAAGTTGAAGAGAAGGTCTCCGCCCTGATCGTCCAGGTCTGCGACACTGATGAAGTGCTGTCGGATCCGGACCTCGACCTGTTCGAGGCCGGCCTGATCGATTCAATGGGCTTCGTCGAACTGCTGTTCGGCCTGGAGCAGGAGTTCGGCATCCAGGTGCCACCCACCGAGATCGAGCGCGACGACGTCTCGACGGTCACCAAGATCTTGGCGTTCGTCAACGAGAAACTGTGA
- the dltD gene encoding D-alanyl-lipoteichoic acid biosynthesis protein DltD: MKRRTATQLLGVSLGGTLFAGFFFTPALPAFFGTEVFANGQSSLSKRDLFYATTLNRLRDPTAYSRAVAGAPEGNRNLLLFGSSELSSPAPQNPARFFPQHVSDFDLFVSGRGYTQSLHQAIVLSATASETPLKKVALIVSPQWFTNEGELPGAFQDVFSAESYNRLLGDSRLSEDLRQRIANRVAALRQTSTHPAARLDRVELAVSGRVELAKSAVDGARYTAPYFIADGATPVSGIDWEAQFAAAEREGDAASSNDLNIEDNYYTTYVKPALEKSKGSMAELDYAADSPEYGDLELFLEVAKAHGIEVLLISAPVHGTWYDYTGYPAGRRAMYYERIRQVAAQHGAKLADFSGHEYDPYFLYDVMHLGWKGWLHVNRACIDFALS; encoded by the coding sequence GTGAAACGCCGTACCGCTACCCAGCTGCTCGGAGTCTCGCTCGGTGGCACGTTGTTCGCGGGGTTCTTCTTCACCCCGGCATTACCGGCTTTCTTCGGCACTGAGGTGTTCGCCAACGGGCAGTCGAGCCTGTCGAAACGCGACCTGTTCTACGCGACCACGTTGAACCGGCTGCGTGACCCCACGGCCTACTCCCGTGCGGTGGCAGGTGCCCCGGAAGGCAACCGCAATCTGCTGCTGTTCGGTTCGTCCGAGCTGAGTTCACCGGCCCCGCAGAACCCCGCCCGGTTCTTTCCGCAGCATGTCAGCGACTTCGACCTGTTCGTCTCGGGACGCGGCTACACCCAGTCGCTTCACCAAGCAATCGTGCTGTCCGCGACCGCCTCCGAGACGCCGCTGAAAAAAGTCGCTCTGATCGTTTCGCCCCAGTGGTTCACCAACGAGGGCGAGCTGCCGGGGGCATTCCAGGACGTGTTCTCCGCGGAGAGCTACAACCGGCTGCTGGGCGATTCCCGGCTGAGTGAGGATCTTCGGCAGCGCATCGCGAATCGCGTCGCCGCGCTACGCCAAACCTCCACGCATCCCGCTGCCCGGCTTGACCGGGTGGAGCTGGCTGTCAGCGGCCGCGTGGAACTGGCGAAGTCGGCCGTCGACGGTGCGCGCTACACCGCGCCGTACTTCATCGCGGATGGAGCAACACCTGTATCCGGGATCGACTGGGAAGCACAGTTCGCCGCGGCCGAGCGGGAGGGAGATGCGGCCTCCAGCAATGACCTCAACATTGAGGACAACTACTACACGACCTATGTCAAACCGGCCCTGGAGAAGTCCAAGGGGTCGATGGCCGAGTTGGACTACGCAGCTGATTCCCCGGAGTACGGAGACCTGGAGCTGTTCCTGGAGGTGGCGAAGGCCCACGGCATCGAGGTGCTACTGATCAGCGCCCCGGTGCACGGAACGTGGTACGACTACACCGGATACCCGGCGGGACGGCGAGCCATGTACTACGAACGGATCCGGCAGGTGGCCGCCCAACACGGTGCCAAGCTGGCAGATTTCTCGGGTCACGAATACGACCCGTATTTCCTTTACGACGTGATGCATCTGGGATGGAAGGGGTGGCTGCATGTCAACCGGGCCTGCATCGATTTCGCGCTTTCTTGA